In the Nicotiana tabacum cultivar K326 chromosome 16, ASM71507v2, whole genome shotgun sequence genome, one interval contains:
- the LOC142170365 gene encoding uncharacterized protein LOC142170365: MSRGIDNNNRRKKKAEDDEVEELLRAAEDDVFLKLCLNSHMARGSSTQFIDPDLDQPLKSSLPAYSSSANQLVAEENEEDDDEVEKVIKWAIDAARLDPSPPSDTDEDENSEDDVS; the protein is encoded by the exons ATGAGCAGAGGAATCGACAACAACAataggaggaagaagaaggcggAAGACGACGAGGTTGAAGAGCTGCTGCGGGCGGCAGAGGATGACGTATTCCTCAAGCTCTGCCTCAATTCCCATATGGCTCGTGGTTCTTCCACCCAATTCATCGATCCAGATCTCGATCAAC CTCTCAAAAGCTCTCTTCCCGCTTATTCTTCTTCGGCTAACCAACTGGTTGCGGAGGAGAATGAAGAGGATGACGATGAAGTTGAGAAGGTGATTAAGTGGGCCATTGATGCTGCTAGGCTTGACCCTTCACCTCCCTCTGACACTGATGAAGATGAAAATAGTGAGGATGATGTCAGCTAA